Proteins encoded within one genomic window of Alteribacter populi:
- a CDS encoding YwgA family protein, with translation MLNEHAKLLSLIQQAGEIVGRKKLQKIVYIAKKLEFPFYEKYQFHIYGPYSEELSLRMEEMRDLGFISEVKEKKGGYHQFRYALSEKGEEFLTISSFDFPETKKVLDNLNSQSSRFLELVSTVLYFEDLSAEEIKEKVFTVKAKQNYTEEEVNEAFNFIKQLREVEAE, from the coding sequence ATGCTAAATGAGCATGCTAAACTGCTGTCACTTATTCAGCAGGCAGGCGAGATCGTAGGACGTAAAAAGCTTCAGAAGATCGTTTACATCGCCAAAAAGCTAGAATTTCCATTTTATGAAAAATATCAGTTTCACATTTATGGACCGTACTCAGAAGAATTGTCGCTTCGAATGGAAGAAATGCGCGACTTAGGGTTTATATCCGAGGTAAAAGAGAAAAAAGGCGGCTATCATCAATTTCGATATGCGTTGTCGGAAAAAGGAGAGGAGTTTCTGACAATTTCAAGCTTTGACTTTCCGGAAACAAAAAAGGTACTCGACAACCTAAACAGTCAAAGCTCACGTTTTTTAGAGCTCGTCTCAACGGTTCTTTATTTTGAAGATCTGTCGGCAGAAGAAATTAAAGAAAAAGTCTTTACGGTCAAAGCAAAGCAAAACTATACAGAAGAAGAAGTGAACGAAGCATTTAACTTCATTAAACAATTGCGCGAAGTAGAGGCAGAGTAA